A genomic stretch from Amycolatopsis sp. 195334CR includes:
- a CDS encoding iron ABC transporter permease, translated as MRRPPPTGPQVAWFCVLGLGLLVVSIAVAITIGPAGIGIGEVYSTVLAHLGLGEPVLAPLRDGIVWHLRLPRALLAAVCGAGLAVCGVVMQSLLRNPLAEPFVLGVSSGASTGAVLVVVLGVGGGVISLSAGAFAGAAVSFAAVLVLSRIVGGSTDRVVLSGVAAMQLFSALTSFIVLTAADAETTRGVLFWLLGSFASASWTEVAVCAAVLAVSLAVCFGHARALDVFALGQDTAAALGVAVGRIRIVLLCATALLTAALVSSVGAVGFVGLVLPHAVRALTGPGHSRLLPVTAVAGAVFLVWVDTLARTALDPQEVPVGVVTSIIGVPAFVVILYRTARPRERVGQ; from the coding sequence GTGAGGCGGCCGCCGCCGACCGGGCCGCAGGTCGCCTGGTTCTGCGTGCTGGGCCTCGGCCTGCTCGTGGTGTCGATCGCGGTGGCCATCACCATCGGCCCGGCCGGGATCGGCATCGGCGAGGTCTATTCGACCGTGCTGGCCCACCTCGGCCTCGGCGAGCCGGTGCTCGCCCCGCTGCGGGACGGCATCGTCTGGCACCTGCGGCTCCCGCGGGCGCTGCTCGCGGCGGTGTGCGGGGCCGGGCTCGCGGTGTGCGGCGTGGTGATGCAGTCGCTGCTGCGCAACCCGCTGGCCGAGCCGTTCGTGCTGGGCGTGTCCTCGGGTGCGTCGACCGGCGCGGTGCTGGTGGTCGTGCTCGGTGTGGGCGGGGGCGTGATCTCCTTGTCCGCCGGGGCTTTCGCCGGTGCCGCGGTGTCGTTCGCCGCGGTGCTGGTGCTGAGCCGCATCGTCGGTGGCAGCACCGACCGGGTGGTGCTGTCCGGGGTCGCGGCGATGCAGTTGTTCTCCGCGCTCACCTCGTTCATCGTGCTCACCGCCGCCGACGCGGAAACCACGCGCGGGGTGTTGTTCTGGCTGCTCGGCTCGTTCGCCAGTGCCTCGTGGACCGAGGTCGCGGTGTGCGCGGCGGTGCTGGCCGTGTCGCTGGCCGTCTGCTTCGGGCACGCCCGCGCGCTGGACGTGTTCGCGCTCGGGCAGGACACCGCGGCCGCGCTGGGGGTGGCGGTCGGGCGCATCCGGATCGTGCTGTTGTGCGCCACCGCGTTGCTGACCGCCGCGCTGGTCAGCTCGGTCGGCGCGGTGGGCTTCGTCGGGCTGGTGCTGCCGCACGCGGTGCGGGCGCTGACCGGGCCGGGGCACAGCCGCCTGCTGCCGGTCACCGCGGTGGCCGGGGCGGTGTTCCTGGTCTGGGTGGACACCCTGGCCCGCACCGCGCTCGACCCGCAGGAGGTGCCGGTCGGCGTGGTGACCTCGATCATCGGCGTGCCGGCGTTCGTGGTCATCCTGTACCGGACCGCCCGGCCCCGCGAGCGGGTGGGTCAGTAG
- a CDS encoding class I SAM-dependent methyltransferase — MGESFGVDAERYDRARPSYPAPLIEAIVEASPGTDLLDVGCGTGIAARQLQAAGCTVLGVEPDERMARFARRTGIEVEVAKFEDWEPGDRRFDAVVAGQAWHWVDPVAGAAKAARVLRPHGTLSAFWHVFLPPDEIGAAFAKAYERVNPGHPFDFSQVAKVGYQPMLDRAAEGIRAAGGFGEPSQARYTWDRYYTRAEWLDQLPTTGALTQLPPDRLAVVLDEVGAAIDELGGGFSMRFTTVSVTAARA, encoded by the coding sequence ATAGGCGAGTCCTTCGGCGTCGACGCCGAGCGCTACGACCGCGCGCGTCCCAGTTATCCCGCCCCGCTCATCGAGGCCATCGTCGAAGCCAGCCCGGGCACCGACCTCCTCGACGTCGGCTGCGGCACCGGGATCGCGGCACGCCAACTCCAGGCCGCCGGGTGCACCGTGCTCGGTGTCGAACCGGACGAGCGGATGGCCCGGTTCGCCCGCCGCACCGGGATCGAGGTGGAGGTGGCGAAGTTCGAGGACTGGGAACCCGGCGACCGCCGGTTCGACGCGGTTGTCGCCGGGCAGGCCTGGCACTGGGTCGATCCGGTGGCCGGCGCGGCCAAGGCGGCGCGGGTGCTGCGACCCCACGGCACGCTGTCCGCGTTCTGGCACGTGTTCCTGCCACCCGACGAAATCGGCGCGGCCTTCGCGAAAGCCTATGAGCGCGTCAATCCCGGCCACCCGTTCGACTTCAGCCAGGTGGCCAAGGTCGGTTACCAGCCGATGCTCGACCGCGCCGCCGAAGGCATCCGGGCCGCGGGCGGGTTCGGCGAGCCGTCGCAGGCGCGCTACACGTGGGACCGGTACTACACCCGGGCGGAATGGCTCGACCAGTTGCCCACCACCGGCGCGCTGACCCAGCTGCCGCCCGACCGGCTCGCCGTGGTGCTGGACGAGGTCGGCGCCGCGATCGACGAGCTCGGCGGCGGCTTCAGCATGCGGTTCACCACGGTCTCGGTGACCGCCGCGCGTGCTTGA
- a CDS encoding ABC transporter substrate-binding protein — protein sequence MPKIRSPHLLLAAALCLSACGTDPAPQAQATTTVENCGHQVPVGKPPERAVALNQGSAEIMLALGLADRMAGTATWTDPVLPALAADNAKVPRLAENNPSFEAVLATEPDFVAASFVSTLGEGGVATREQFEQLGVPTYVSPTDCLKDNTAGGDGVRTETLTMDVVYTEIRQLAAVFGVGPRGEQLVSELQGRMQRASTRAGGTSVLYWFANAESPYLAGCCGAPGVITTALGLKNVFDDTRAEWPQINWETVAERNPRVIVLGDLTRRSQTAENGEAKIAFLESHPVTKDLDAVKNKRYVLLSGQAMNPSLRTVDGTEQVGEALRKFGLA from the coding sequence TGCTCGCCGCGGCGCTGTGCCTCAGCGCCTGCGGGACCGACCCCGCGCCGCAAGCTCAGGCCACGACGACCGTGGAAAACTGTGGTCACCAGGTGCCGGTGGGCAAGCCGCCCGAGCGCGCGGTCGCGCTGAACCAGGGCAGCGCCGAGATCATGCTCGCGCTGGGCCTGGCCGACCGGATGGCGGGCACCGCCACCTGGACCGACCCGGTGCTGCCCGCGCTGGCCGCCGACAACGCGAAGGTGCCGCGCCTGGCGGAGAACAACCCGTCCTTCGAGGCCGTGCTGGCCACCGAACCGGACTTCGTCGCGGCCTCGTTCGTCTCCACGCTCGGCGAGGGCGGGGTGGCCACGCGCGAGCAGTTCGAGCAGCTGGGTGTGCCGACCTACGTCTCGCCCACCGACTGCCTCAAGGACAACACCGCCGGCGGTGACGGCGTGCGGACCGAGACGCTGACCATGGACGTGGTCTACACCGAGATCCGGCAGCTGGCCGCGGTGTTCGGCGTCGGGCCACGCGGTGAGCAGCTGGTGAGCGAGTTGCAGGGCCGGATGCAGCGCGCGTCGACGCGGGCCGGTGGGACCAGCGTGCTGTACTGGTTCGCCAACGCCGAATCGCCGTACCTGGCCGGGTGCTGCGGCGCGCCCGGCGTGATCACCACCGCGCTCGGGCTGAAGAACGTCTTCGACGACACCCGCGCGGAATGGCCGCAGATCAACTGGGAGACGGTGGCCGAGCGGAATCCGCGGGTGATCGTGCTCGGTGACCTCACCCGGCGTTCGCAGACCGCGGAGAACGGGGAAGCGAAGATCGCCTTCCTCGAGTCCCATCCGGTCACCAAGGACCTCGACGCGGTGAAGAACAAGCGGTACGTGCTGCTCAGCGGTCAGGCGATGAACCCGTCGCTGCGGACCGTGGACGGGACCGAGCAGGTCGGCGAGGCGCTGCGGAAGTTCGGCCTGGCGTGA